A window of Rhodospirillaceae bacterium contains these coding sequences:
- the secY gene encoding preprotein translocase subunit SecY, with protein MSSAAEQLAANMNFGAFSKATELKKRIWFTLGALIVYRLGTYIPLPGIDPVVLQDIFSQQAGGILGMFDMFSGGALGRMTIFALNIMPYISASIIMQLMTSVSPKMAALKKEGESGRKLINQYTRYLTVLITTMQAYGIAVGLEGMNSSVGSAVIDPGVFFRFTTVVTLVGGTMFLMWLGEQITARGIGNGISLIIFSGIVANLPSAIAGTLELGRTGALSSLLIVALIIMSVGVIFFIIFMERAQRRLIVQYPKRQQGSKMSGGESSHLPLKLNTAGVIPPIFASSILLMPITIIGFSAGSGPEWLSTVAALLGRGQPLYLAIYVSMIVFFAFFYTAVVFNPEDTADNLKKHGGFIPGIRPGKNTSQYLDKVLTRLTVVGAAYLAIVCLLPEILISRFSVPFYFGGTSLLIVVTVTMDTVSQVQSHLLAHQYEGLIKKSKLKGRRG; from the coding sequence ATGTCCTCAGCAGCAGAACAACTCGCAGCCAATATGAACTTCGGGGCCTTTTCCAAGGCCACGGAGCTTAAAAAGCGTATCTGGTTCACGCTTGGCGCGTTGATTGTCTACCGGTTGGGTACGTACATTCCGTTACCGGGTATTGATCCGGTTGTCTTGCAGGATATCTTCTCGCAGCAAGCAGGCGGCATTCTGGGCATGTTTGACATGTTCTCCGGCGGTGCGCTTGGCCGGATGACCATTTTCGCCCTCAATATCATGCCTTACATCTCGGCCTCGATCATCATGCAGCTGATGACTTCGGTGTCGCCGAAGATGGCGGCACTTAAGAAAGAAGGCGAATCCGGCCGCAAGCTGATTAACCAATACACCCGCTACCTGACCGTTTTGATTACCACGATGCAGGCCTACGGCATCGCAGTCGGGCTTGAGGGAATGAATTCCAGCGTCGGTTCGGCGGTGATTGATCCCGGCGTGTTCTTCCGCTTTACGACGGTTGTCACCCTTGTTGGTGGCACCATGTTCCTGATGTGGTTGGGTGAACAGATTACCGCTCGCGGCATCGGCAACGGCATTTCGTTGATTATCTTCTCGGGTATCGTCGCCAATTTGCCCAGCGCCATTGCCGGAACCCTTGAATTGGGCCGTACCGGGGCTCTTTCATCCTTGTTGATTGTCGCCCTGATCATCATGTCAGTCGGCGTGATCTTCTTCATTATCTTTATGGAGCGAGCCCAGCGCCGCCTGATCGTTCAGTATCCAAAACGCCAGCAGGGTAGCAAGATGAGCGGCGGCGAAAGCTCGCATTTGCCGCTTAAATTGAACACCGCAGGTGTGATTCCGCCGATTTTTGCAAGCTCGATCCTGTTGATGCCGATTACAATTATCGGATTTAGTGCCGGTTCCGGACCGGAATGGCTGTCGACTGTTGCTGCTTTGCTGGGTCGCGGGCAACCGCTGTATCTGGCGATTTACGTATCCATGATCGTTTTCTTTGCATTCTTCTACACCGCCGTTGTCTTCAATCCGGAAGATACCGCCGATAATCTGAAGAAGCATGGCGGCTTTATTCCCGGCATTCGCCCCGGCAAGAATACCTCTCAGTATCTGGACAAGGTGCTGACCCGGTTGACCGTCGTCGGCGCCGCGTATCTGGCGATAGTCTGTCTGTTACCTGAAATTCTGATATCCCGCTTTTCGGTACCGTTTTATTTCGGTGGCACGAGCCTTTTGATCGTGGTCACCGTGACCATGGATACGGTATCCCAGGTTCAGTCCCATTTGCTGGCCCATCAGTACGAAGGGTTAATCAAGAAATCCAAACTGAAGGGAAGGCGGGGATGA
- a CDS encoding Do family serine endopeptidase, with product MKQGIVVVLGFVALALLDGAGVLAAEKVVPESRSQVQFSYAPLVQKASPAVVNIYTRKVVRSRTISPLFNDPFFQRFFQGTPGFSGSRKRIQNSLGSGVLVSADGLIVTNNHVIEGADEIRVVLTDRREYEAEIVGTDERTDLALLRVEVKGEELPFLPLSDSDELEVGDLVLAIGNPFGVGQTVTSGIVSALARTQVGVSDLASFIQTDAAINPGNSGGALIGMDARLVGINTAIFSKSGGSQGIGFAIPSNMVRAVVAGTVKGGRLVRAWFGAWGQAVTPDIAQALGMDRPTGVLIKKVHQGGPADLAGIRAGDVIIRVKSTIVDDPKALTYRIATMPLGGKTSLSVLKDGQEKNLTLALTAPPEEPARDLRKLSGQHPLSGIVVANMSPALADEVGIDSFEEGVYILRLEGRDFASRLGLKPGDKITSINKQVINDTSGLETVMAKRVDSWAIGIKRGGKVMKLVIDR from the coding sequence ATGAAACAGGGAATTGTTGTCGTTTTGGGCTTTGTTGCCCTTGCTCTGCTGGATGGTGCCGGGGTGCTGGCGGCAGAAAAAGTCGTTCCGGAATCCCGTTCCCAGGTTCAATTTTCGTACGCGCCGCTGGTTCAAAAGGCATCGCCAGCGGTGGTCAATATCTATACCCGAAAAGTGGTCAGAAGCAGGACTATCTCGCCGCTTTTCAATGACCCGTTCTTTCAACGCTTCTTTCAGGGTACGCCCGGTTTTTCAGGTTCCCGCAAAAGGATCCAGAATTCGTTGGGATCGGGAGTCCTGGTCAGTGCCGATGGATTGATCGTCACCAATAATCACGTTATTGAAGGAGCCGATGAAATTCGCGTGGTGTTGACCGACCGGCGGGAATACGAGGCTGAAATCGTTGGCACCGATGAGCGCACCGACCTTGCCTTACTGCGGGTTGAAGTCAAGGGTGAAGAATTGCCTTTCCTGCCCTTAAGCGATTCCGACGAACTGGAAGTCGGCGATCTGGTGCTGGCTATCGGCAATCCATTCGGGGTTGGTCAAACGGTTACCAGCGGTATCGTTTCAGCACTGGCCCGGACCCAGGTCGGGGTTTCCGATCTGGCCTCGTTCATTCAAACAGACGCCGCCATCAATCCCGGCAATTCCGGTGGTGCGCTCATTGGTATGGATGCCCGTCTGGTTGGTATTAACACCGCTATTTTTTCAAAAAGCGGTGGCTCGCAGGGGATCGGCTTCGCCATTCCTTCAAATATGGTGAGAGCCGTCGTTGCCGGTACGGTCAAGGGCGGCCGGTTGGTGCGGGCTTGGTTTGGCGCCTGGGGACAGGCTGTTACGCCCGATATCGCTCAAGCCCTGGGCATGGACAGGCCAACCGGTGTGCTGATCAAGAAGGTTCATCAGGGCGGACCTGCCGATCTGGCCGGTATCCGGGCGGGGGATGTTATCATTCGGGTAAAAAGTACGATCGTTGATGATCCTAAAGCCCTGACTTATCGCATCGCCACAATGCCCCTTGGTGGCAAAACTTCCTTGAGCGTTTTGAAGGATGGGCAGGAAAAAAACCTTACCCTGGCCTTGACAGCGCCACCCGAAGAGCCAGCCCGAGACCTAAGAAAACTTTCTGGCCAGCATCCTTTATCGGGCATTGTTGTTGCCAATATGTCACCGGCGCTGGCTGATGAAGTTGGCATCGATTCCTTTGAAGAAGGTGTCTACATCCTGCGATTGGAAGGACGGGATTTTGCCTCGCGACTGGGCCTAAAGCCCGGGGACAAGATCACCAGCATCAACAAACAGGTTATAAATGACACCAGTGGGCTTGAGACGGTGATGGCGAAACGGGTCGATAGCTGGGCGATTGGCATCAAGCGGGGCGGCAAGGTGATGAAACTGGTGATCGACAGATGA
- a CDS encoding 50S ribosomal protein L15 — MKLNELRDNPGATTNRKRVGRGIGSGTGKTAGRGHKGQKSRSGVSLLGFEGGQMPLYRRLPKRGFKNPFSKNFAEINLGKLQAAIDDGKIDGKKNIDASVLLEAGLVRKSKDGVKLLAKGELKAKLTIEVAGASKAAIAAVEKAGGKVTVTAPVTLAEDKPAPKKTKQAKAAPESEADTAE; from the coding sequence ATGAAACTCAATGAGTTACGTGATAACCCCGGCGCTACCACGAATCGCAAGCGGGTTGGCCGTGGTATCGGTTCGGGCACTGGCAAAACTGCCGGTCGCGGACACAAGGGGCAGAAATCCCGTAGTGGTGTTTCGTTGCTCGGATTTGAAGGTGGCCAGATGCCCCTTTATCGCCGGCTGCCAAAGCGTGGTTTCAAAAACCCGTTCTCGAAAAACTTTGCCGAAATTAATCTTGGCAAATTGCAGGCAGCTATTGATGACGGCAAGATTGACGGCAAGAAGAATATCGATGCCAGCGTCTTGCTCGAAGCAGGTCTGGTCCGTAAATCCAAGGACGGCGTCAAGTTGCTTGCCAAGGGTGAACTGAAAGCCAAGCTGACCATTGAAGTCGCCGGTGCCTCCAAGGCTGCTATTGCCGCTGTTGAAAAAGCCGGTGGCAAGGTCACGGTAACGGCCCCGGTTACGCTCGCCGAGGACAAGCCTGCGCCTAAGAAGACAAAGCAAGCAAAAGCCGCACCCGAATCTGAAGCCGACACGGCTGAATAA
- a CDS encoding DNA-directed RNA polymerase subunit alpha: MIQKNWLELIKPMKLDVVPGADPERRATVVAEPLERGFGLTLGNALRRVLLSSLQGAAVTSVQIDNVLHEFSSIPGVREDVTDIVLNIKSMGLRMHAEGPKRITLKASGPGEVKAGDIETGPDIEVMDPSLIICHLDKGAKLSMEMTVEHGKGYVAAAQNRAEDSPIGLIPIDAVFSPVTKVSYKVENSRVGQITDHDKLSLEVTSNGAVTPDDAVALAARILQDQLQLFINFEEPQKVQQEEEKDELPFNRNLLRKVDELELSVRSANCLKNDNIIYIGDLVQKSESDMLRTPNFGRKSLNEIKEVLSQMGLHLGMEIADWPPENIEDLAKKLEDPF; encoded by the coding sequence GTGATTCAAAAGAATTGGCTGGAATTGATTAAACCGATGAAACTTGACGTTGTACCGGGTGCAGATCCGGAACGTCGTGCAACCGTCGTTGCAGAACCGCTGGAACGCGGTTTTGGTCTTACCCTGGGTAATGCTTTACGCCGGGTACTGCTGTCGTCCCTGCAAGGGGCCGCCGTAACGTCAGTGCAGATCGACAACGTCTTGCACGAGTTTTCATCGATCCCGGGTGTCCGCGAGGACGTCACCGACATTGTCCTGAATATCAAATCGATGGGACTTCGTATGCACGCCGAAGGGCCGAAGCGTATTACGCTGAAAGCTTCCGGCCCAGGTGAAGTCAAGGCGGGTGATATTGAAACTGGTCCCGACATCGAAGTTATGGACCCGTCGCTGATTATTTGTCATCTCGACAAAGGCGCCAAGCTGTCCATGGAAATGACCGTCGAACACGGCAAGGGTTATGTTGCTGCGGCCCAGAACCGGGCTGAAGATTCGCCGATCGGGCTTATTCCCATCGATGCGGTTTTCTCTCCTGTGACCAAGGTTAGCTACAAGGTTGAAAACAGCCGTGTCGGTCAGATTACCGATCACGACAAGCTGTCCCTTGAAGTGACATCCAACGGTGCTGTTACCCCTGATGATGCTGTCGCCCTGGCGGCGCGCATTCTTCAGGACCAGTTGCAGTTGTTCATCAACTTCGAGGAACCGCAGAAAGTTCAGCAGGAAGAAGAAAAAGACGAACTGCCGTTCAACAGGAACCTGCTTCGCAAGGTTGATGAGCTTGAACTCTCTGTGCGTTCAGCCAACTGCCTTAAAAACGACAACATCATTTATATCGGCGATCTCGTGCAAAAGAGTGAATCCGATATGCTTAGGACCCCGAACTTCGGTCGTAAATCCCTGAACGAGATCAAGGAAGTGCTGTCGCAGATGGGTCTGCACCTGGGTATGGAAATTGCCGATTGGCCGCCTGAAAACATCGAAGACCTGGCCAAAAAACTCGAAGACCCGTTCTGA
- a CDS encoding adenylate kinase, translating into MKLILLGPPGAGKGTQAKRLQEAYSIIQLSTGDMLRAEVDSGSALGAQAKEVMESGELVSDELIIKMISSRIDKDDCKAGFILDGFPRTTPQAEALDKMFEEKDLKLDCVIEMQVDDEAMVERITGRYTCSACGRGYHDSFKKPDVEGVCNQCGGKEFSRRADDNAETVRSRLLAYHEQTEPIISYYGNKGILKSIDGMAAIDDVTKQMKDLIG; encoded by the coding sequence ATGAAACTGATTTTGCTAGGGCCTCCTGGAGCCGGGAAGGGAACGCAAGCCAAGCGTTTGCAGGAAGCCTATAGCATTATCCAACTTTCAACGGGTGACATGCTGCGCGCCGAAGTCGATTCAGGCAGCGCGCTGGGCGCCCAGGCAAAAGAAGTGATGGAATCAGGCGAACTTGTTTCCGACGAATTGATTATCAAGATGATTTCGTCGCGTATTGATAAAGATGACTGTAAGGCCGGCTTTATTCTTGATGGTTTTCCGCGCACGACCCCGCAGGCCGAAGCGCTGGACAAGATGTTTGAAGAGAAGGATTTAAAACTCGATTGTGTGATCGAGATGCAGGTTGATGACGAAGCGATGGTTGAACGCATAACCGGGCGATATACATGCTCCGCGTGCGGTCGGGGTTACCACGATTCGTTCAAAAAACCGGATGTTGAAGGTGTTTGTAATCAATGCGGCGGAAAAGAGTTTTCCAGGCGCGCTGACGACAACGCCGAAACCGTCCGTTCAAGGCTTCTGGCCTATCATGAACAGACGGAGCCGATCATTTCCTACTACGGAAATAAAGGCATTTTGAAGAGCATCGACGGCATGGCTGCCATCGATGATGTAACGAAACAAATGAAGGATTTAATTGGCTAA
- the rplQ gene encoding 50S ribosomal protein L17, producing the protein MSGRKLNRTSSHRKAMFSNMVTSLLDHEQITTTLPKAKELRRIADKMITLGKRGDLHARRQALSVIKDTEVVGKLFSSLAERYKERNGGYTRVLKAGNRYGDCAPMAVLELVDRDPEAKGATDLARVEAEEAAMALAEAE; encoded by the coding sequence ATGAGCGGACGCAAACTTAACCGGACCAGTTCACATCGCAAGGCGATGTTCTCGAACATGGTTACGTCCCTACTGGATCATGAACAGATCACCACGACCCTGCCCAAGGCAAAGGAATTGCGTCGCATTGCCGACAAGATGATCACCCTGGGTAAGCGCGGCGACCTGCATGCCCGCCGTCAGGCGTTGTCCGTCATTAAGGACACTGAAGTCGTCGGCAAGCTGTTTAGCTCTCTGGCCGAACGTTACAAGGAACGCAATGGTGGCTACACCCGTGTCCTTAAGGCCGGCAACCGTTACGGCGATTGCGCGCCGATGGCGGTACTGGAACTGGTAGACCGCGATCCGGAAGCCAAAGGTGCCACCGATCTGGCCCGCGTCGAGGCTGAAGAAGCTGCCATGGCACTGGCCGAAGCTGAATAA
- the rpsM gene encoding 30S ribosomal protein S13: protein MARIAGVNIPTGKRVVIALTYIHGIGRTKAVEICEKVGIPAERRVSDLTESELTGIRDSVDNDYQVEGDLRREVAMNIKRLMDLGCYRGIRHRRGLPVHGQRTHTNARTRKGPAKAIAGKKKVAK, encoded by the coding sequence TTGGCGCGAATCGCTGGCGTAAACATTCCGACCGGGAAACGGGTCGTGATTGCACTGACATACATCCATGGAATCGGCCGCACAAAGGCGGTCGAAATCTGTGAAAAGGTTGGAATTCCTGCCGAAAGGCGGGTCAGTGACCTAACTGAATCGGAATTGACGGGTATCCGTGATTCCGTTGATAACGACTATCAGGTCGAAGGTGATCTTCGCCGTGAAGTCGCCATGAACATCAAGCGTCTTATGGACCTTGGCTGTTATCGTGGTATCAGGCATCGCCGCGGCTTGCCTGTTCACGGTCAGCGAACACACACCAATGCGCGTACCCGCAAGGGTCCGGCAAAGGCTATCGCTGGCAAGAAAAAAGTTGCTAAGTAA
- a CDS encoding mannose-1-phosphate guanylyltransferase/mannose-6-phosphate isomerase — MSIYPVILSGGSGTRLWPLSRKHYPKQLLSLTSDKSLLQETLNRVTGKNFEAPLVICNDQHRFSVAEQVRQINLYVRDIILEPIGRNTAPAAAIAALTLRAIDKDATILLLPSDHLISNTKAFQAAIKTAAKAAKNDYLVTFGIKPTGPETGYGYILGGDEISTAPGCLDVEKFIEKPDPEKAAKMIAAGGHVWNSGIFLFKASAYLEELKALQPEVYTICEKSMAATIRDLDFTRMDGDIFETCPAISIDYAVMEHTRKACVVPVDMGWSDIGSWSELWKVSDKDKQDNVVIGDVFAEDTTGSYLRTYNKMIATVGVKDMVIVDTGDTVLVAPRDRAQDIGAIVKRLDKEGRTEHLLPGRVRRPWGWYQSLDSGPSFQVKRICVNPDSRLSLQRHQRRAEHWIVVSGEALVHCDGKDMTLGPNQSTYIPVGAAHRLENITQQPLYLIEVQSGDYLGEDDIERLDDDFARN; from the coding sequence ATGAGCATTTATCCAGTCATCCTGTCAGGCGGTTCGGGAACCCGATTGTGGCCGTTGTCGCGCAAGCACTACCCCAAGCAGTTGCTATCGCTGACATCTGATAAGTCCCTGTTGCAGGAAACCCTGAACCGGGTTACCGGCAAGAATTTTGAAGCACCGCTGGTTATCTGCAATGACCAGCACCGGTTCAGCGTTGCCGAACAGGTTCGCCAAATCAATCTGTATGTCCGTGACATCATTCTTGAGCCAATCGGAAGAAATACTGCCCCGGCCGCAGCCATTGCGGCACTGACCTTACGCGCCATTGACAAGGACGCGACCATCCTGCTGTTACCATCAGATCATCTGATTAGTAATACCAAAGCCTTCCAGGCCGCCATCAAGACTGCCGCCAAAGCGGCTAAAAACGATTATCTGGTGACTTTTGGGATCAAACCCACCGGACCTGAAACCGGATACGGATACATTCTGGGTGGCGATGAAATAAGCACGGCGCCGGGTTGTCTCGACGTTGAAAAGTTTATCGAAAAACCGGACCCTGAAAAGGCCGCTAAAATGATTGCCGCCGGCGGCCATGTCTGGAACAGCGGGATTTTCCTGTTCAAGGCTTCCGCCTATCTTGAAGAATTGAAAGCCTTACAGCCGGAAGTGTATACAATTTGTGAAAAATCCATGGCGGCGACCATTCGCGATCTGGATTTCACCCGCATGGACGGTGACATTTTCGAGACCTGCCCTGCCATTTCCATCGACTACGCGGTCATGGAACATACCCGCAAAGCCTGTGTTGTTCCTGTTGATATGGGATGGAGCGATATCGGTTCGTGGTCCGAGCTGTGGAAAGTGTCCGACAAGGATAAACAGGACAATGTCGTCATCGGTGATGTCTTTGCCGAAGACACAACGGGAAGCTACCTACGCACCTATAACAAAATGATCGCCACCGTCGGTGTCAAGGACATGGTTATCGTTGATACCGGCGATACGGTACTGGTTGCGCCCCGGGACCGGGCCCAGGATATTGGCGCCATTGTCAAGCGGCTGGACAAGGAAGGCCGCACGGAGCACCTTTTACCAGGCCGGGTTCGCCGCCCTTGGGGCTGGTATCAGTCACTGGACAGCGGACCGTCATTTCAGGTCAAGCGGATTTGCGTCAATCCGGATAGCCGTCTGTCCCTGCAACGCCACCAACGCCGCGCCGAGCATTGGATTGTCGTATCGGGCGAGGCTTTGGTCCACTGCGACGGCAAGGATATGACGCTGGGGCCCAATCAATCGACTTATATTCCCGTCGGCGCCGCCCACCGGCTTGAAAACATCACCCAGCAACCGCTTTACCTGATTGAGGTACAATCGGGTGACTATCTGGGCGAAGATGATATAGAACGTCTTGATGACGACTTCGCCCGCAATTAA
- the rpsK gene encoding 30S ribosomal protein S11 has protein sequence MSKPTTQRPRRRERKNIVSGVAHVNATFNNTMITITDAQGNSIAWASAGSQGFKGSRKSTPYAAQMAGEDAGRKAQEHGMKTLEVEVKGPGSGRESALRALQAVGFTITAIRDVTPIPHNGCRPRKRRRV, from the coding sequence ATGTCAAAGCCGACAACGCAGCGACCACGCCGTCGTGAACGCAAAAATATTGTTTCAGGTGTGGCCCATGTAAACGCCACGTTCAACAATACCATGATTACCATCACGGATGCGCAAGGTAACTCGATTGCCTGGGCGTCTGCTGGTAGCCAGGGCTTCAAGGGATCGCGTAAATCGACCCCTTACGCCGCCCAGATGGCAGGTGAAGACGCCGGTCGCAAGGCCCAGGAACATGGTATGAAGACCCTTGAGGTCGAAGTTAAAGGCCCTGGTTCAGGACGAGAGTCAGCACTTCGCGCTCTACAGGCTGTTGGCTTTACCATTACCGCTATTCGTGACGTCACGCCCATTCCGCATAATGGCTGCCGTCCACGTAAACGCCGTCGCGTCTAA
- a CDS encoding lipopolysaccharide heptosyltransferase family protein, with the protein MKLFHILDKLLELKRHFSNRGGPANGVLLISAGGLGDTVLFSLLAGRFKSIAHEGEPVTVLLRNDARKMAFLLPGDMGLEIVDFGQLRKSLSYRRKVADRLFKAHYRLVISTDQLRHPDLDEALVKMASPEQAIAMEPRTWPKYDAALKANRGLYSRLFDSGPDRLDKVVRWSRFCDWLTGTEITPPKVQIDMEGRSGERFDVLIQPFSAVAGKQSPVALYRHIIESLPQGTSVALTGAPGDMDANPDYQRLLSLPGVSFNSNGFEELVPALQAARLVISVDTALMHLAVALGAPTICLASAAYVGEIVPYAPEIKPENVHFIYQPMDCEGCLGNCHLAPIDGMYPCVAGIEAERVVALIKEIL; encoded by the coding sequence ATGAAGCTGTTTCACATCCTCGATAAACTTCTCGAGCTGAAGCGCCACTTCAGCAATCGAGGCGGTCCTGCAAACGGGGTTTTGTTGATTTCCGCCGGTGGTCTGGGCGATACGGTACTTTTTTCGCTTCTAGCGGGTCGTTTTAAATCTATAGCCCACGAAGGCGAACCGGTCACGGTTCTTCTCAGAAATGACGCTCGCAAAATGGCCTTTTTGCTGCCTGGAGACATGGGGTTGGAAATTGTCGATTTCGGGCAATTACGCAAGTCCCTCTCCTACCGCCGTAAAGTTGCCGACCGCCTTTTCAAGGCCCATTACCGTCTTGTTATATCAACCGATCAGTTACGCCACCCCGACCTTGATGAAGCGTTGGTCAAAATGGCGTCCCCTGAGCAAGCCATCGCCATGGAACCCCGCACCTGGCCGAAATACGACGCCGCCCTTAAAGCCAACCGGGGGCTCTACAGCCGCTTGTTTGACAGTGGCCCCGACAGGCTCGACAAGGTGGTGCGTTGGAGTCGTTTTTGCGACTGGTTGACCGGCACTGAAATAACACCGCCAAAAGTTCAGATCGATATGGAAGGACGAAGTGGTGAGAGGTTTGATGTTCTGATTCAGCCATTTTCCGCTGTCGCCGGGAAGCAAAGCCCGGTGGCGCTTTATCGGCACATCATTGAAAGCCTGCCGCAAGGAACGAGCGTCGCCCTGACCGGCGCACCCGGTGACATGGACGCCAATCCTGACTACCAACGGCTGCTGTCGCTGCCGGGCGTCAGTTTTAATTCTAACGGTTTTGAGGAGCTTGTTCCGGCCTTGCAGGCGGCCAGACTGGTGATCAGCGTCGATACCGCCCTGATGCACCTGGCCGTCGCCCTGGGCGCGCCAACCATCTGCCTGGCCAGTGCGGCATACGTCGGTGAAATCGTCCCCTACGCCCCGGAAATCAAGCCAGAAAACGTCCATTTTATCTACCAACCCATGGACTGTGAGGGTTGCCTGGGCAATTGCCACCTTGCACCCATCGACGGCATGTACCCTTGCGTCGCCGGCATTGAGGCGGAGCGAGTCGTCGCCCTTATCAAAGAAATTTTGTGA
- the rpmD gene encoding 50S ribosomal protein L30 has product MADKKGTVKVTQTGSPIGRQKYQRETLKGLGLNKMHKSRELEDTPSVRGMINKVKHLVSVEEAG; this is encoded by the coding sequence ATGGCTGATAAAAAAGGCACTGTCAAAGTGACACAGACCGGCAGCCCGATCGGTCGTCAGAAATACCAGCGTGAAACCCTTAAAGGTCTTGGGCTCAACAAGATGCACAAATCCCGCGAGTTGGAAGATACGCCTTCCGTGCGTGGCATGATCAATAAGGTTAAGCACCTGGTCAGTGTCGAAGAAGCGGGCTAA
- a CDS encoding replication-associated recombination protein A, whose amino-acid sequence MSTLFESQAPRPLADRLRPRTLDEVVGQDHLLAPEKPIGRMRSAGTMTSSVLWGPPGTGKTTIARLLAEHTDLHFEPLSAVFSGVADLRKIFEAARGRRQAGQGTLLFIDEVHRFNRAQQDGFLPYVEDGTVILVGATTENPSFELNAALLSRCQVLVLNRLDDHALEELLTRSEKEEGQSLPLDSDARASLRAMADGDGRYLLNMAETLFALPLDEAMDTAALAEAVQRRMPLYDKSQEGHYNLISALHKSLRGSDTDAALYWFARMIDGGEDPNYIARRLLRFSVEDIGLADPQALTQAMAAWQAYERLGSPEGELALVQCVIYLATAPKSNAAYKAEKVSKKAARETGSLTPPMHILNAPTKMMKELGYGDGYAYDHDAENGFSGQNYFPDGMNRQRFYQPKERGFERDIQKRLAYWDKLRQKKTGEPS is encoded by the coding sequence ATGAGCACTCTTTTCGAATCACAGGCACCGCGGCCTCTTGCCGACCGTCTGCGTCCGCGTACCCTGGACGAGGTCGTCGGTCAGGATCATTTACTGGCCCCTGAAAAGCCTATTGGCCGGATGCGCAGTGCCGGAACGATGACCTCTAGCGTCTTGTGGGGCCCGCCGGGTACCGGAAAGACAACGATTGCGCGCCTGCTGGCTGAACACACAGACTTGCACTTCGAGCCCCTGTCGGCGGTGTTTTCCGGCGTTGCCGACTTGCGCAAAATTTTCGAGGCTGCGCGTGGCCGTCGTCAAGCCGGGCAGGGGACATTATTATTTATCGACGAGGTCCACCGGTTTAACCGGGCCCAGCAAGATGGCTTTCTGCCTTATGTGGAGGATGGCACCGTCATTCTGGTCGGGGCGACGACGGAAAATCCCTCGTTTGAACTGAATGCTGCGTTGCTGTCGCGCTGTCAGGTGCTGGTGCTGAACCGTCTTGATGATCATGCCCTTGAAGAATTACTCACACGATCCGAAAAGGAAGAAGGCCAATCGTTGCCACTTGACAGTGACGCTCGTGCCTCGTTACGCGCTATGGCTGATGGTGACGGGCGCTACTTGTTGAACATGGCCGAAACCCTGTTCGCCCTGCCACTGGATGAGGCTATGGACACCGCTGCCCTGGCCGAGGCCGTGCAACGGCGTATGCCGCTTTATGACAAGTCCCAGGAAGGGCACTACAACCTGATCAGTGCGCTTCACAAGTCGCTGCGTGGTTCTGATACGGACGCAGCGCTTTACTGGTTTGCCCGGATGATCGACGGTGGCGAGGATCCCAATTATATCGCTCGCCGACTGCTGCGTTTTTCGGTCGAGGATATTGGCCTTGCCGATCCGCAGGCTCTGACCCAGGCGATGGCCGCATGGCAAGCATACGAGCGGCTGGGCTCGCCGGAAGGGGAGTTGGCGCTGGTCCAGTGTGTCATCTATCTGGCGACGGCACCAAAATCCAACGCCGCCTACAAGGCTGAAAAGGTCTCAAAGAAGGCAGCCCGGGAAACCGGTTCACTGACCCCGCCCATGCATATCCTTAACGCCCCGACCAAGATGATGAAGGAACTTGGATACGGTGACGGTTATGCTTACGATCACGACGCGGAAAACGGTTTTTCCGGCCAGAACTATTTTCCCGACGGTATGAACCGTCAACGCTTCTATCAACCAAAGGAACGGGGCTTTGAAAGAGACATCCAGAAACGTCTCGCGTACTGGGACAAACTACGCCAGAAGAAAACCGGGGAGCCTTCTTAA